From Methanococcus maripaludis, the proteins below share one genomic window:
- a CDS encoding YkgJ family cysteine cluster protein, which yields MSFEVTFDGMRYSCVNCAYCCSCKNWRVFLSYFDMMRLKGYENYIEKSNSNYEHVLALRNGKCGLIENNLCRIQLEKSYDTKPAMCRLFPFSFMVKWNGDLLLILKHYCSGVQVGKCSKKTIKHAIECCEELYHDQLSEFSLDFAERSDKTSLNEKTEICWEERAELGKYFFKIKKFDSFSEKYSEIFSEDISDSIEKLKSKNNGFDEKTQKLREKETLRYMYELNKREHFRKMSFKKELDNLINVGIIIDDYKDLLKGEGAVDSKLLLN from the coding sequence ATGAGCTTTGAAGTTACATTTGACGGAATGAGATACTCTTGCGTTAACTGCGCTTACTGTTGCAGTTGCAAAAATTGGAGAGTATTTTTAAGTTATTTTGACATGATGAGACTAAAAGGCTATGAAAATTATATTGAAAAGTCAAATTCAAATTATGAACATGTTTTAGCCCTTAGAAATGGAAAGTGCGGCCTTATCGAGAATAATTTATGTAGAATACAGCTTGAAAAAAGCTATGATACGAAACCTGCAATGTGCAGGCTGTTTCCCTTCAGTTTCATGGTAAAATGGAATGGGGACTTACTTTTGATTTTAAAACACTACTGTAGTGGTGTTCAGGTAGGTAAATGCAGTAAAAAAACTATAAAACATGCAATAGAATGCTGTGAAGAATTATATCACGACCAACTTTCGGAATTTTCCTTAGACTTTGCTGAAAGAAGTGATAAAACTTCTTTAAATGAAAAAACAGAAATTTGTTGGGAAGAAAGGGCAGAACTTGGAAAATACTTCTTTAAAATTAAAAAATTTGATAGTTTTTCTGAAAAATATTCTGAAATATTTTCTGAAGATATATCTGACTCTATTGAAAAATTAAAATCAAAAAACAATGGTTTTGATGAAAAAACTCAAAAATTGCGTGAAAAAGAGACTTTACGCTATATGTATGAGTTGAATAAAAGAGAACATTTTAGAAAAATGTCTTTTAAAAAAGAACTGGATAATCTTATAAACGTTGGAATCATTATTGATGATTATAAAGATTTACTCAAAGGTGAAGGTGCAGTAGATTCAAAACTCCTTCTTAACTGA
- a CDS encoding FAD-dependent oxidoreductase has protein sequence MDVVIIGSGAGGLTTASNIKKHDKNAKVTVITSDKYIAYSPCAIPYVIGEEIADFDTIIMHTPEDYKAKGIDVIVEAEVLDVISGENKVIYKKDGNETEIKYDNLVLATGGTPFVPPIEGVNLDGVFKVRTIEDGQKITEWAKDTKNVVVAGAGAIGIEIAFGLKEIGLNVTVVEMVPQVFPRALDPDMAETVQKYLEEQGIKIILEKPVGKIIGNDKVEAVLVGEETIPAEMVIMSTGVRSNIQLAKRAGCDIGRWAVLTNEKMQTSIPNIYAVGDCVEVIDAITMQNTLSPFGTTAVRQGKVAAKCIAGLEAEIKPVLNSMVSKIGKLEIGGTGMTETAAKMNGIEIVLGYSKSLTRARYYPGGKPIYIKMVADKMTRKVIGCQIISEERVAERVDAMSVAISNGMTVEELANQEFCYAPPVSMVIDPIVFAAEDTLDKF, from the coding sequence ATGGACGTAGTAATAATAGGAAGCGGTGCAGGGGGACTTACAACTGCATCAAACATAAAAAAACACGATAAAAATGCAAAAGTAACAGTAATTACCTCAGATAAATATATTGCATACTCACCATGCGCTATACCTTACGTAATTGGTGAAGAAATTGCAGATTTTGATACTATTATCATGCACACACCTGAAGATTACAAGGCAAAAGGAATCGATGTAATTGTCGAAGCTGAAGTTTTAGACGTGATTTCAGGCGAAAACAAAGTAATTTACAAAAAAGATGGAAACGAAACAGAAATTAAATACGATAATTTAGTTTTAGCAACTGGGGGAACTCCATTTGTACCTCCGATCGAAGGAGTAAATTTAGATGGCGTATTTAAAGTAAGAACTATTGAAGATGGTCAAAAAATAACCGAATGGGCAAAAGACACTAAAAATGTAGTGGTTGCAGGTGCTGGAGCAATCGGCATTGAAATTGCATTTGGATTAAAAGAAATTGGGTTAAACGTAACTGTTGTTGAAATGGTTCCACAAGTATTCCCAAGAGCACTCGACCCAGACATGGCAGAAACTGTCCAAAAATATTTGGAAGAACAGGGAATTAAAATTATTCTTGAAAAACCTGTTGGAAAAATTATTGGAAACGACAAGGTCGAAGCTGTTTTAGTTGGCGAAGAAACAATTCCTGCAGAAATGGTAATTATGTCAACAGGAGTTAGATCAAACATCCAACTTGCTAAACGCGCAGGCTGTGACATTGGAAGATGGGCAGTTCTTACAAATGAAAAAATGCAGACATCAATCCCAAACATCTATGCAGTTGGAGATTGTGTTGAAGTAATCGATGCAATAACAATGCAAAACACACTTTCACCATTTGGAACAACCGCAGTAAGGCAGGGAAAAGTAGCAGCTAAATGTATTGCAGGACTTGAAGCAGAAATTAAACCTGTATTAAACAGTATGGTTTCAAAAATCGGAAAGCTTGAAATTGGTGGAACTGGAATGACTGAAACCGCTGCAAAGATGAATGGAATTGAAATTGTCTTAGGATACTCAAAATCACTTACAAGAGCAAGATACTACCCTGGCGGAAAACCAATTTACATAAAAATGGTTGCTGACAAAATGACGAGAAAAGTAATCGGTTGCCAGATTATTTCAGAAGAAAGAGTCGCAGAAAGAGTAGATGCAATGTCAGTTGCAATTTCAAATGGAATGACTGTTGAAGAATTAGCAAATCAAGAATTCTGTTATGCACCACCAGTTTCAATGGTAATTGACCCGATAGTTTTCGCTGCAGAAGATACGCTCGATAAATTTTAA
- a CDS encoding CBS domain-containing protein encodes MKIKTIVGEKKVEKVYPTTKIIEALTMMDKENVRRICVADPGTGRVEGILTNMDIVDFLGGGSKYNLVKFKHNHNMLSAINEPVKEIMTDNVVLIKENAELNEVIDLYVEKKIGGMPVIDKSGVLITTINERDVIKYLKDQVDEKLLVKDCMTENVVSATPGERLKDVARTMLRNGFRRLPVVSEEKLVGIITSTDFVKLFGSDWAFNHMKTGNIREITNVRIQDIMKTDIVSVTSDIKLIDAIKKMNELNIGVLPVVDGEKLIGLITEKDIVKCIYKK; translated from the coding sequence TTGAAAATAAAAACCATTGTCGGCGAAAAAAAAGTCGAAAAAGTATACCCTACAACAAAAATTATTGAAGCACTCACAATGATGGATAAAGAAAACGTCAGAAGGATATGTGTTGCAGATCCGGGAACTGGAAGGGTAGAAGGAATTTTGACGAACATGGATATTGTGGACTTTCTCGGAGGAGGCTCTAAATATAACCTCGTAAAGTTCAAACACAATCACAACATGCTTTCTGCTATCAACGAGCCTGTGAAAGAAATAATGACCGACAATGTGGTATTAATAAAGGAGAATGCAGAATTAAATGAAGTAATTGATTTATATGTTGAAAAAAAAATTGGTGGAATGCCCGTAATTGATAAATCAGGCGTTTTAATTACCACCATTAACGAAAGGGACGTTATAAAATATTTAAAAGACCAGGTTGACGAAAAGCTTCTTGTAAAAGACTGCATGACTGAAAACGTAGTATCTGCAACACCTGGGGAAAGATTAAAGGATGTTGCACGAACAATGCTTAGAAATGGATTTAGAAGACTTCCCGTGGTTTCTGAAGAAAAATTAGTTGGTATAATCACTTCAACGGACTTTGTAAAATTATTTGGAAGTGACTGGGCATTTAACCACATGAAAACAGGAAATATTCGAGAAATTACGAACGTAAGAATACAGGACATTATGAAAACAGATATTGTTTCAGTAACTTCGGATATTAAATTAATTGATGCAATTAAAAAGATGAACGAATTAAATATTGGGGTACTCCCTGTAGTTGATGGGGAAAAACTCATTGGATTAATTACTGAAAAAGATATTGTAAAGTGCATTTACAAAAAATAG
- the purM gene encoding phosphoribosylformylglycinamidine cyclo-ligase, with protein sequence MVTYKDAGVDIYKEDKVIRALASQIKFERTDAIKPADLKGHYAGAIEFGDYYLVLCTDGVGSKMVVAEMANKFDTVPIDMIAMNVNDAICIGAEPVALVDYMAVEDITEDIASQIGKGLNDGIKESNINLIGGETASLPNMIKGVDLAGTVLAVVKKDEIVSGKEVKPGDLIVGLRSSGIHSNGLSLARKVFFDIANLNVNSKLSHGKTVAEELLTPTKIYVKPVLEMIKQVNVKGLAHITGGGFRKLKRLNKEVCYKIDELPEILPIFKEMQNLGNVADEEMFKTFNMGIGFCVIVEKEDAEKIIEISNHHNIPAFVIGKIEDSVEVNGETKKETVLVEYNNKKMIME encoded by the coding sequence TTGGTAACTTACAAAGACGCTGGTGTGGATATTTATAAAGAAGACAAGGTCATAAGGGCGCTTGCTTCACAAATTAAATTTGAACGAACTGATGCAATAAAACCTGCTGATTTAAAAGGACACTATGCAGGAGCTATTGAATTTGGAGATTATTATTTAGTGCTCTGTACTGATGGTGTTGGAAGTAAAATGGTTGTTGCGGAAATGGCAAACAAATTCGACACCGTTCCAATTGACATGATTGCAATGAACGTAAACGATGCAATTTGTATTGGAGCAGAACCAGTTGCTCTCGTTGACTACATGGCTGTTGAAGATATCACAGAAGACATTGCATCACAAATTGGAAAAGGATTGAATGACGGAATAAAAGAATCAAACATCAATTTAATCGGTGGAGAAACTGCATCACTTCCAAACATGATTAAAGGAGTAGATTTGGCAGGAACTGTTCTTGCAGTTGTTAAAAAAGATGAAATCGTATCTGGAAAAGAAGTAAAACCTGGTGATTTAATCGTTGGTTTAAGAAGCAGTGGAATTCACAGTAACGGTTTATCACTTGCAAGAAAAGTATTTTTCGATATCGCAAACCTCAACGTTAACAGCAAATTATCACACGGAAAAACAGTTGCTGAAGAGCTTTTAACCCCTACAAAAATTTACGTGAAACCAGTTTTAGAAATGATTAAACAAGTGAATGTAAAAGGACTCGCACACATTACTGGCGGCGGTTTTAGAAAATTAAAAAGATTAAACAAAGAAGTATGTTACAAAATCGATGAATTACCCGAAATTCTTCCAATATTTAAAGAAATGCAGAATTTAGGAAATGTAGCAGATGAAGAAATGTTTAAAACATTCAATATGGGCATTGGATTTTGTGTAATTGTTGAAAAGGAAGATGCAGAAAAAATAATTGAAATATCAAACCACCACAACATTCCTGCATTTGTAATTGGAAAAATCGAAGACAGCGTTGAAGTAAATGGCGAAACTAAAAAAGAAACAGTTTTAGTCGAATACAATAACAAAAAAATGATAATGGAATAA
- a CDS encoding nuclease-related domain-containing protein yields the protein MGFITSLSKHSLSPISGKLNEYPLSLFLRNLDKKDYFILKDYNLGRNGNLSVIDYIIVSKYGIFVINSKNLPGTITNKDGKWVQKINGSENLIENPVLETYNLVNLLKKEVIAVKDIEIIPIIIFNATSKLDFNLDGIINSPEIIRKIKSYNNPIITQKKCESIIYSLLQPNNSKNGLNVVKYPVKKIIDEGNKHFCPKCGSKLKVSEIEKSFVCPNNKKCGSKL from the coding sequence ATGGGATTTATAACTTCACTATCAAAACATAGTTTATCACCGATAAGTGGAAAATTAAATGAATATCCATTAAGTTTATTTTTAAGAAATCTTGATAAAAAGGATTATTTCATTTTAAAAGATTATAATCTGGGCCGTAATGGTAATTTAAGCGTTATCGATTACATCATAGTTTCAAAATACGGAATTTTCGTTATAAATTCAAAAAATCTGCCTGGAACTATTACAAATAAAGACGGTAAGTGGGTTCAAAAAATAAATGGATCTGAAAATTTAATTGAAAATCCTGTTTTAGAAACTTATAATTTAGTAAATTTATTAAAAAAAGAAGTTATTGCAGTAAAAGATATCGAAATAATTCCTATAATAATATTTAATGCTACATCAAAACTTGATTTTAATTTGGATGGCATTATAAACAGCCCTGAAATCATTAGAAAAATAAAAAGTTATAATAATCCGATAATCACCCAAAAGAAATGTGAAAGTATAATTTACAGTCTTTTACAGCCTAATAATTCAAAGAATGGATTGAATGTGGTTAAGTATCCTGTAAAAAAAATCATTGATGAAGGTAATAAACATTTCTGCCCAAAATGCGGTTCAAAACTTAAAGTTTCAGAAATCGAAAAAAGTTTTGTATGTCCAAATAATAAAAAATGCGGCTCAAAATTATAG
- the pheT gene encoding phenylalanine--tRNA ligase subunit beta, translating to MPTINVNKVDLERLSNISLSDKLIEDRFPMMGVEVEEIFEEVDKNGKKQNMVQFSINPDRPDYLSVEGLARGFRGFMGITTGIQEFEVIDSDIKVTVEENETRPYVAFALVKNVLMDDLVLESMINLQEKLHWAIGRDRKKLAIGIHDFDKVKAPFTYKEIKGDEIKFVPLGYENEEMTPREIIEKHEKGIKYAHLIQDDKFPIIVDVNGEVLSMPPIINGTLTKVTPTSKNLLIDITGTEKEAVEETLNIIVCALAERRGTIVSVDVNGKKYPDLTPKSRIISVESINKKLGLNLNPGEIIQAVKKSGMDALYEDGNLIVKIPAYRNDILHNVDLKEEIAINYGYEKFEGKLPSVATTGSKDPVEKKCSAMSDLMIGLGFYEVMNLTLSNQDTLFEKMNLKVDEKDYIEVLKPASIEHRVLRTSILPLLLETLYINKHNALPQKIFEVGDCVVIDEEDTETDTKCKNIKKIAGAITHPLTNFNEIKSSTEALLREFFEGFEFENYEHPAFIAGRCAKILKSGKEVGFFGEIHPEVILNFELEHPVVGFEITIE from the coding sequence GTGCCTACAATTAACGTGAATAAAGTAGATTTGGAACGATTGAGCAATATTTCGCTTTCGGACAAATTAATAGAAGATAGATTCCCAATGATGGGTGTTGAAGTAGAAGAAATATTCGAAGAAGTCGATAAAAACGGGAAAAAACAGAACATGGTGCAGTTTTCAATAAATCCTGATAGGCCAGATTATTTAAGTGTTGAAGGCCTTGCAAGAGGTTTTAGAGGATTTATGGGAATTACTACAGGAATCCAAGAATTTGAAGTGATTGATTCAGACATTAAAGTAACTGTTGAAGAAAATGAAACAAGACCTTATGTCGCATTTGCACTTGTTAAAAATGTTTTAATGGATGACCTTGTCCTTGAAAGCATGATAAACCTTCAGGAAAAATTACACTGGGCAATTGGAAGAGATAGAAAGAAACTTGCAATTGGAATTCACGACTTCGATAAAGTAAAAGCTCCATTTACTTACAAAGAAATCAAAGGGGATGAAATTAAATTTGTTCCATTAGGTTATGAAAACGAAGAAATGACACCTAGAGAAATTATTGAAAAACACGAAAAAGGAATAAAATACGCCCATTTAATTCAAGACGATAAATTCCCAATTATTGTCGATGTAAATGGCGAAGTTCTTTCAATGCCTCCAATAATCAATGGAACATTAACAAAAGTAACCCCAACATCTAAAAATTTACTTATTGACATTACCGGAACTGAAAAAGAAGCGGTTGAAGAAACACTAAACATTATCGTCTGTGCACTTGCAGAAAGACGCGGAACCATTGTTTCAGTAGATGTTAACGGGAAAAAATATCCAGATTTGACTCCAAAATCAAGAATAATTTCCGTTGAATCAATTAATAAAAAATTAGGACTAAATTTAAATCCTGGAGAAATAATTCAGGCTGTTAAAAAATCAGGAATGGATGCACTTTATGAAGATGGAAATTTGATTGTAAAAATTCCTGCATACAGAAATGACATCTTGCATAACGTTGATTTGAAAGAAGAAATTGCTATAAACTATGGATATGAGAAATTCGAAGGAAAATTACCCTCGGTTGCAACTACCGGCTCAAAAGATCCTGTTGAGAAAAAATGTAGTGCAATGTCTGATTTAATGATTGGACTTGGATTCTACGAAGTTATGAATTTAACACTTTCAAATCAAGACACGTTGTTTGAAAAGATGAATTTAAAAGTGGATGAAAAAGATTATATCGAAGTTTTAAAACCTGCTTCAATTGAACATAGGGTCCTTAGAACTTCGATTTTACCGCTTCTTTTGGAAACGCTTTACATTAACAAGCACAATGCTCTTCCTCAAAAAATATTTGAAGTTGGTGACTGTGTAGTTATCGATGAAGAAGATACTGAAACTGATACAAAGTGTAAAAATATCAAGAAAATTGCGGGTGCAATAACACACCCTTTAACGAACTTTAACGAAATAAAAAGCTCAACTGAAGCACTCCTAAGGGAGTTTTTTGAAGGTTTTGAATTTGAAAACTATGAACACCCAGCATTCATAGCTGGAAGATGTGCAAAAATACTTAAAAGTGGAAAAGAAGTTGGATTCTTTGGAGAAATACACCCCGAAGTTATTTTAAACTTCGAACTCGAACATCCAGTAGTTGGATTTGAAATAACTATCGAATAA
- a CDS encoding zinc ribbon domain-containing protein, which produces MVTIVPINEEERASIINGLKSSVPATKLITLKKIVDLTVLRPESLQYMEMTDKMAIQRIVSGIERIMEYDIDEVLKREASIALEKLKVTLGSKFVQNLFYCQNCNGVVDIGWENCANCGASLAEMEFAETKPCPNCNKHTSENWNNCAHCGFQLIKEEDKIQKCSGCKREVDPTWMVCPYCGTRLKVSKK; this is translated from the coding sequence ATGGTTACGATAGTTCCAATAAATGAGGAAGAAAGGGCAAGCATAATAAACGGGCTTAAAAGTTCAGTACCTGCTACTAAATTAATCACTTTGAAAAAAATTGTTGATTTAACTGTTTTAAGACCTGAATCATTGCAGTACATGGAAATGACCGACAAAATGGCAATTCAGAGAATAGTTTCGGGAATTGAACGAATAATGGAATATGATATTGATGAAGTTTTAAAAAGAGAGGCTTCAATTGCTCTTGAAAAACTCAAAGTAACTCTTGGTTCAAAATTTGTACAAAATTTATTTTACTGTCAAAACTGTAATGGTGTAGTTGATATTGGCTGGGAAAACTGTGCAAATTGCGGTGCAAGTTTGGCAGAAATGGAGTTTGCTGAAACAAAACCTTGTCCAAACTGTAACAAACACACCTCTGAAAACTGGAATAACTGTGCACACTGCGGATTCCAACTTATCAAAGAAGAAGATAAAATTCAAAAATGCAGCGGTTGTAAAAGAGAAGTTGATCCAACGTGGATGGTCTGCCCATACTGTGGAACGAGACTTAAAGTTTCGAAAAAATAA
- a CDS encoding pyrimidine dimer DNA glycosylase/endonuclease V yields MQLFILDSDPLKAAKMHCDKHVVKMPLEAAQILSTVHHIHDSIYKEKCYKKTHEKHPCVIWASKSPKNYEWALSLLKALLSEYTFRYGKIHKSSELLKYLEYNPVKSDITELTPFAQAIPKEYTSDNAVTAYRNYYISEKSSFCKWSKRKAPEWYLKGIKDKNNNKI; encoded by the coding sequence TTGCAACTTTTTATTTTAGATAGCGATCCACTAAAAGCTGCTAAAATGCACTGCGACAAACACGTTGTAAAAATGCCTCTTGAAGCTGCACAAATTTTATCAACAGTTCACCACATTCATGATTCAATTTATAAAGAAAAATGCTATAAAAAAACGCACGAAAAACACCCCTGTGTTATATGGGCTTCAAAATCTCCTAAAAACTACGAATGGGCGCTATCTCTTTTAAAAGCACTTTTATCAGAATATACTTTTAGATACGGGAAAATACATAAATCTTCTGAACTTTTAAAATACTTAGAATATAATCCGGTAAAATCGGATATTACTGAGTTAACACCTTTTGCACAGGCAATACCAAAAGAATATACCTCAGATAATGCTGTAACTGCATATCGCAACTACTACATATCTGAAAAATCGAGTTTTTGTAAATGGTCTAAAAGAAAAGCGCCTGAATGGTATTTAAAGGGAATTAAAGATAAAAATAATAACAAAATTTAA
- the hemB gene encoding porphobilinogen synthase produces MLIRPRRLRKNQKIRDLVRETVLTKNDLIMPIFVDENLKNDEKTPINSMPGQFRYGVDSAVKECVEISKLGVPGVILFGIPTEKDEFANSAVNENGGVQKVISKVKAELGDDLLVIADVCMCEYTSHGHCGIIKGEEILNDETLEILGNIALSYAKAGVDIVAPSDMMDGRVLKIRNVLDENGFKNVSIMSYAAKYASAFYGPFRDAAESTPQFGDRKSYQMDMGNSREAIKEIELDIKEGADLILVKPALPYLDIVKMAKEISNVPVGGYCVSGEYSMIEAAAEKGWLDREKVIYETLLSIKRAGADFIITYWAKEAATWL; encoded by the coding sequence ATGTTAATAAGGCCAAGAAGACTTAGAAAAAACCAGAAAATTAGAGATTTGGTAAGAGAAACCGTTTTAACTAAAAACGATTTAATAATGCCAATTTTCGTAGATGAAAATTTAAAAAACGATGAAAAAACTCCAATTAACTCAATGCCTGGACAATTCCGGTATGGTGTAGATTCCGCAGTTAAAGAATGCGTTGAAATTTCAAAATTGGGAGTTCCCGGAGTAATTTTGTTTGGAATTCCAACTGAAAAGGACGAATTTGCAAATTCTGCGGTAAATGAAAACGGTGGAGTTCAAAAGGTTATTTCAAAAGTAAAGGCCGAACTTGGGGACGATCTTTTAGTAATTGCGGATGTCTGTATGTGTGAATACACAAGCCACGGGCACTGCGGTATAATTAAAGGAGAAGAAATTTTAAACGACGAGACACTTGAAATACTTGGAAATATTGCTCTGTCATATGCAAAGGCCGGTGTTGATATTGTTGCACCATCTGACATGATGGATGGAAGGGTTTTAAAAATTAGAAATGTTTTGGATGAGAATGGATTTAAAAACGTTTCAATAATGAGTTATGCTGCAAAATATGCATCAGCATTTTACGGGCCATTTAGGGATGCTGCAGAGAGCACACCGCAATTCGGGGATAGAAAATCATACCAGATGGATATGGGAAACTCAAGAGAAGCCATAAAAGAGATAGAACTCGATATAAAAGAAGGTGCTGACTTAATTTTGGTAAAACCAGCTCTTCCGTATCTTGATATTGTAAAAATGGCAAAAGAAATATCTAATGTTCCAGTCGGAGGATACTGTGTAAGTGGGGAGTATTCAATGATTGAAGCAGCGGCAGAAAAAGGATGGCTTGATAGGGAAAAAGTAATATATGAAACGCTTTTAAGCATAAAACGGGCAGGGGCTGACTTTATAATAACATACTGGGCAAAAGAAGCTGCTACGTGGCTATAA
- a CDS encoding damage-control phosphatase ARMT1 family protein — protein sequence MRIKPECALCITRQVVDVAKEITDDKAEQFKIISWGLEKISEMYGESSVPSFMGTEIHRYIKEMTKNSDPYKNLKDVANEFALKYLNDVEKLLESDDELERLQKKVKLAIAGNVIDFGPYSTGVNIENMVKSTLDGKLDIDFSEELLNELKNSKKVFYTCDNAGEIVFDLPLIKELKNYVEVVVSVKGSPILNDATLEDVKTAGIDQVTKVITSGTDAIGIRFEESSKEFINELNSSDFVIAKGMGNYESLTEYEEKHGQNSEKIPVYYILKAKCEPVAEHVGVCEGDNVLLRKEISKV from the coding sequence TTGAGAATTAAACCAGAATGCGCACTCTGCATTACACGGCAAGTTGTAGATGTTGCAAAAGAAATAACTGATGATAAAGCTGAACAGTTCAAAATTATAAGTTGGGGACTCGAAAAAATCTCCGAAATGTATGGTGAATCATCCGTTCCATCATTTATGGGTACTGAAATTCACAGATACATAAAAGAAATGACTAAAAATAGCGACCCTTACAAAAATTTAAAAGATGTTGCAAACGAATTTGCTCTTAAATACCTAAATGATGTTGAAAAATTACTTGAAAGTGATGATGAACTTGAAAGATTGCAGAAAAAAGTAAAATTAGCAATTGCAGGAAACGTAATTGATTTTGGCCCGTATAGTACAGGAGTCAATATCGAAAATATGGTAAAATCAACACTTGATGGAAAATTAGATATTGATTTTAGTGAAGAATTATTAAATGAACTTAAAAATTCAAAAAAAGTATTTTACACTTGCGACAATGCGGGAGAAATTGTTTTTGATCTTCCATTAATAAAAGAACTTAAAAATTATGTTGAAGTTGTTGTTTCGGTTAAAGGAAGTCCAATATTAAACGATGCAACACTCGAAGACGTTAAAACCGCAGGAATCGACCAAGTAACAAAAGTAATTACAAGCGGAACTGATGCAATTGGAATAAGGTTTGAAGAATCTTCAAAAGAATTCATAAATGAATTAAACAGTTCTGATTTTGTTATTGCAAAAGGAATGGGAAATTACGAAAGTTTAACCGAATATGAAGAAAAACACGGACAAAACTCTGAAAAAATTCCGGTTTATTATATTTTAAAGGCAAAATGTGAGCCTGTTGCCGAACACGTTGGAGTATGTGAAGGCGATAACGTTCTTTTAAGGAAAGAGATAAGTAAAGTTTAA
- a CDS encoding ABC transporter substrate-binding protein: protein MLIIKKFVIIASLLLALLFAGCTDSTTSDGEVADLKVAYLPSDHDAPLFVAAEYPDVFKDEYGVYLQEVENKKTYELYENDKLVANVEFIKVIEGGAKIMTLMAQGQIDVGLNGVPPAVFSIDQGTAAKIVSPAQSEGSAIVIKSDIPAKTWEEFVVYIKEQAESGVQVKIGHPLPTSIQYVMIKSALDAEGITYTENPNDEDTMVQLINCKGQGTMPQLLSSNELDAVIAWEPTPEQLAVSGIGKPVIYSGNVPPEGMWENHPCCVFVASNNAIENKREGVKSFLKLMALANNEITANPKLAVNASAEWLGTDLEVEERSIPNIGFTNEIGSLEAIGPEFVKVMDEQGAMTGQLAGLEDAEEINAILYDFTLYNEIMEEIQ from the coding sequence GTGTTAATTATTAAAAAATTTGTAATAATTGCAAGCTTATTATTGGCACTTTTATTTGCAGGTTGTACGGATAGTACTACTTCAGATGGGGAAGTTGCTGACTTGAAGGTTGCATACCTTCCATCAGACCACGATGCACCGTTATTTGTTGCAGCAGAATATCCTGATGTATTCAAAGACGAATATGGCGTATATTTACAAGAAGTTGAGAATAAAAAAACATACGAACTTTATGAAAACGATAAACTCGTAGCAAATGTTGAATTTATAAAAGTTATTGAAGGTGGAGCGAAAATCATGACTTTGATGGCACAAGGTCAGATTGACGTTGGATTAAACGGAGTTCCTCCTGCAGTATTCTCAATTGATCAGGGAACTGCTGCAAAAATTGTAAGCCCTGCTCAATCAGAAGGTTCAGCAATCGTTATTAAAAGCGACATTCCTGCTAAAACATGGGAAGAATTTGTAGTTTACATAAAAGAACAGGCAGAATCAGGAGTACAGGTTAAAATTGGACACCCGCTCCCTACCTCAATCCAATATGTTATGATAAAATCAGCACTCGATGCTGAAGGAATTACCTACACAGAAAATCCAAATGATGAAGATACAATGGTTCAGCTTATCAACTGTAAGGGTCAGGGAACAATGCCACAGTTATTAAGCAGCAATGAACTCGATGCAGTAATTGCATGGGAACCAACACCAGAGCAGTTAGCAGTTTCAGGAATTGGAAAACCAGTAATTTATTCCGGAAACGTTCCACCTGAAGGAATGTGGGAAAACCACCCTTGCTGTGTATTTGTTGCATCAAATAATGCAATAGAAAACAAAAGAGAAGGCGTAAAATCATTCTTAAAATTAATGGCTTTAGCAAACAATGAAATTACGGCAAATCCAAAACTTGCAGTAAATGCAAGTGCTGAATGGCTCGGAACTGACTTAGAAGTTGAAGAACGTTCAATTCCAAACATCGGATTTACAAATGAAATTGGTTCTTTAGAAGCTATTGGACCTGAATTTGTAAAAGTTATGGATGAACAAGGTGCAATGACTGGCCAATTAGCAGGACTTGAAGATGCTGAAGAAATAAATGCAATTCTCTACGATTTCACATTATATAATGAAATCATGGAAGAAATACAATAA